The proteins below are encoded in one region of Doryrhamphus excisus isolate RoL2022-K1 chromosome 4, RoL_Dexc_1.0, whole genome shotgun sequence:
- the ghra gene encoding growth hormone receptor a isoform X3 — translation MAASLHGSSLVLFLLVSFLAWMASPGLAFVADWDQMTASGPVEPHFTECISRDQMTFRCWWSPGNFRNLSAPGALRVFYLKRDYPTKKEWKECPDYLHSRRECFFDGNHTSIWTTYCLQLRSQDNITYFNGDDCFTVENIVRPDPPVSLNWTRLNVSPSGLSYDVMVTWEPPPSADVAAGWMRLAYEVQYRERNSTNWEALEVQPHTQQTIYGLHIEKEYEVHIRCRMQAFTKFGDFSESIFIEVSEIPSQDTFPLFTLVIVLGILGTIILVMLIVVSQQHRLMMILLPPVPAPKIKGVDSELLKKGKLDELNFILSGGGLVGGPMYSPDFYQDEPWVEFIEVDVKDPDTGEKEDNHASDTERLLGSSQPVKHRAGCSNNVSFPDDDADQAGNYDSDQPDEDAAMLLSTLLPGQPDDREPSVDSERGERPTVTSQSRRPQTWVNTDFYAQVSNVMPFGGVVLSPGQQPRIQEGGPASNEDTKKKDDGEEEPGEKKRKELQFQLLVLDPDAQNDTPPYCTMPNEGYQSIEPQPAAESPYVPPESPQLLAPVADYTVIQELDSQHSVLLNSPPASQSTTPSCLSQHPLKALPAMPVGYVTPDLQGVLSP, via the exons GTCCTGTTGAACCTCACTTCACTGAGTGCATATCCCGAGACCAGATGACATTCCGCTGCTGGTGGAGTCCCGGCAACTTCCGCAACCTGTCGGCTCCCGGAGCGCTCCGAGTCTTCTACCTGAAGAGAGA CTACCCCACCAAGAAAGAGTGGAAAGAGTGTCCAGACTATCTCCACTCGAGAAGGGAGTGCTTCTTTGATGGAAACCACACGTCCATCTGGACCACCTACTGCTTGCAACTGCGTAGCCAAGACAACATCACCTATTTCAACGGGGATGACTGCTTCACTGTGGAAAACATTG TACGTCCCGACCCTCCCGTGTCCCTTAACTGGACCCGCCTGAATGTCAGCCCTTCTGGACTCAGCTATGATGTCATGGTCACATGGGAGCCGCCCCCCTCTGCAGACGTTGCAGCGGGTTGGATGCGCCTGGCCTACGAGGTCCAGTACAGAGAGAGGAACAGCACCAACTGGGAGGCA CTGGAGGTGCAGCCTCACACCCAGCAGACAATCTACGGTCTCCACATAGAGAAAGAATACGAGGTCCACATCCGCTGCAGGATGCAAGCTTTCACTAAGTTTGGAGACTTCAGTGAGTCCATCTTCATTGAGGTGTCAGAGATTCCCAGCCAAG ATACATTTCCTCTATTCACATTGGTCATAGTTTTAGGGATTTTGGGCACCATCATACTCGTCATGTTGATTGTTGTCTCACAGCAGCACAG ATTAATGATGATTCTGTTGCCACCGGTTCCAGCGCCCAAAATTAAAGGCGTTGATTCAGAGCTGTTAAAG AAAGGGAAGCTGGATGAACTGAACTTCATTCTGAGTGGTGGAGGTTTGGTTGGTGGCCCCATGTATTCACCAGATTTCTACCAGGATGAGCCTTGGGTGGAATTCATTGAGGTAGATGTGAAGGATCCTGACACTGGAGAGAAGGAAGACAACCATGCATCCGATACTGAGAGGCTCCTGGGGTCCTCGCAGCCTGTCAAACACCGAGCTGGCTGCTCCAACAACGTTAG CTTTCCTGATGATGACGCCGACCAGGCTGGCAACTACGATTCAGACCAGCCGGACGAAGATGCCGCCATGCTCTTGTCCACGCTGCTGCCAGGCCAACCTGACGACAGAGAACCCAGCGTTGACTCCGAGAGGGGGGAGAGGCCAACTGTCACCTCTCAAAGCAGACGACCTCAGACATGGGTCAACACAGATTTCTACGCCCAGGTCAGCAACGTCATGCCCTTTGGAGGTGTGGTGCTGTCGCCCGGCCAGCAGCCCCGCATCCAGGAGGGTGGCCCGGCTTCAAACGAAGACACAAAGAAAAAGGACGATGGTGAGGAGGAACCTGGGGAGAAGAAGCGAAAGGAGCTTCAGTTTCAGCTGCTGGTGTTGGATCCTGACGCTCAGAATGACACCCCGCCTTACTGCACCATGCCCAACGAGGGCTACCAGTCCATTGAGCCTCAGCCAGCAGCAGAGTCGCCTTACGTCCCTCCGGAATCCCCCCAGCTCCTTGCCCCCGTCGCAGACTACACTGTAATTCAAGAACTAGACAGTCAGCACAGTGTTCTGCTCAATTCGCCTCCCGCCTCCCAGTCCACCACCCCGTCGTGCCTGTCACAACACCCTCTCAAAGCCCTCCCAGCCATGCCCGTAGGGTACGTCACCCCTGACCTACAGGGGGTGCTCTCGCCCTGA
- the ghra gene encoding growth hormone receptor a isoform X2: MPSRNKQQGTANVIMAASLHGSSLVLFLLVSFLAWMASPGLAFVADWDQMTASGPVEPHFTECISRDQMTFRCWWSPGNFRNLSAPGALRVFYLKRDYPTKKEWKECPDYLHSRRECFFDGNHTSIWTTYCLQLRSQDNITYFNGDDCFTVENIVRPDPPVSLNWTRLNVSPSGLSYDVMVTWEPPPSADVAAGWMRLAYEVQYRERNSTNWEALEVQPHTQQTIYGLHIEKEYEVHIRCRMQAFTKFGDFSESIFIEVSEIPSQDTFPLFTLVIVLGILGTIILVMLIVVSQQHRLMMILLPPVPAPKIKGVDSELLKKGKLDELNFILSGGGLVGGPMYSPDFYQDEPWVEFIEVDVKDPDTGEKEDNHASDTERLLGSSQPVKHRAGCSNNVSFPDDDADQAGNYDSDQPDEDAAMLLSTLLPGQPDDREPSVDSERGERPTVTSQSRRPQTWVNTDFYAQVSNVMPFGGVVLSPGQQPRIQEGGPASNEDTKKKDDGEEEPGEKKRKELQFQLLVLDPDAQNDTPPYCTMPNEGYQSIEPQPAAESPYVPPESPQLLAPVADYTVIQELDSQHSVLLNSPPASQSTTPSCLSQHPLKALPAMPVGYVTPDLQGVLSP; this comes from the exons GTCCTGTTGAACCTCACTTCACTGAGTGCATATCCCGAGACCAGATGACATTCCGCTGCTGGTGGAGTCCCGGCAACTTCCGCAACCTGTCGGCTCCCGGAGCGCTCCGAGTCTTCTACCTGAAGAGAGA CTACCCCACCAAGAAAGAGTGGAAAGAGTGTCCAGACTATCTCCACTCGAGAAGGGAGTGCTTCTTTGATGGAAACCACACGTCCATCTGGACCACCTACTGCTTGCAACTGCGTAGCCAAGACAACATCACCTATTTCAACGGGGATGACTGCTTCACTGTGGAAAACATTG TACGTCCCGACCCTCCCGTGTCCCTTAACTGGACCCGCCTGAATGTCAGCCCTTCTGGACTCAGCTATGATGTCATGGTCACATGGGAGCCGCCCCCCTCTGCAGACGTTGCAGCGGGTTGGATGCGCCTGGCCTACGAGGTCCAGTACAGAGAGAGGAACAGCACCAACTGGGAGGCA CTGGAGGTGCAGCCTCACACCCAGCAGACAATCTACGGTCTCCACATAGAGAAAGAATACGAGGTCCACATCCGCTGCAGGATGCAAGCTTTCACTAAGTTTGGAGACTTCAGTGAGTCCATCTTCATTGAGGTGTCAGAGATTCCCAGCCAAG ATACATTTCCTCTATTCACATTGGTCATAGTTTTAGGGATTTTGGGCACCATCATACTCGTCATGTTGATTGTTGTCTCACAGCAGCACAG ATTAATGATGATTCTGTTGCCACCGGTTCCAGCGCCCAAAATTAAAGGCGTTGATTCAGAGCTGTTAAAG AAAGGGAAGCTGGATGAACTGAACTTCATTCTGAGTGGTGGAGGTTTGGTTGGTGGCCCCATGTATTCACCAGATTTCTACCAGGATGAGCCTTGGGTGGAATTCATTGAGGTAGATGTGAAGGATCCTGACACTGGAGAGAAGGAAGACAACCATGCATCCGATACTGAGAGGCTCCTGGGGTCCTCGCAGCCTGTCAAACACCGAGCTGGCTGCTCCAACAACGTTAG CTTTCCTGATGATGACGCCGACCAGGCTGGCAACTACGATTCAGACCAGCCGGACGAAGATGCCGCCATGCTCTTGTCCACGCTGCTGCCAGGCCAACCTGACGACAGAGAACCCAGCGTTGACTCCGAGAGGGGGGAGAGGCCAACTGTCACCTCTCAAAGCAGACGACCTCAGACATGGGTCAACACAGATTTCTACGCCCAGGTCAGCAACGTCATGCCCTTTGGAGGTGTGGTGCTGTCGCCCGGCCAGCAGCCCCGCATCCAGGAGGGTGGCCCGGCTTCAAACGAAGACACAAAGAAAAAGGACGATGGTGAGGAGGAACCTGGGGAGAAGAAGCGAAAGGAGCTTCAGTTTCAGCTGCTGGTGTTGGATCCTGACGCTCAGAATGACACCCCGCCTTACTGCACCATGCCCAACGAGGGCTACCAGTCCATTGAGCCTCAGCCAGCAGCAGAGTCGCCTTACGTCCCTCCGGAATCCCCCCAGCTCCTTGCCCCCGTCGCAGACTACACTGTAATTCAAGAACTAGACAGTCAGCACAGTGTTCTGCTCAATTCGCCTCCCGCCTCCCAGTCCACCACCCCGTCGTGCCTGTCACAACACCCTCTCAAAGCCCTCCCAGCCATGCCCGTAGGGTACGTCACCCCTGACCTACAGGGGGTGCTCTCGCCCTGA